One genomic segment of Mycolicibacterium gilvum includes these proteins:
- the ssd gene encoding septum site-determining protein Ssd, translating to MDTAEGVLALVEDPTLNSHVERVAAAAGLRMVRTDDPSSRRVWTGAAAVLVDGAAARRCAARGLPRRSRVLLISAEAPGADDWEVAVAVGAQQIVTLPAEDRDLMAALSDAAEAARDPRRRGPIVAVLAGRGGGGASVFATAVAQSATESLLIDGDPWGGGLDLVLGSETEPGLRWPDLSLAGGRVGYAALRDALPRRHGVAVLSGSRVLSGDRSSNDIDPAPLGAVIDAGSRGGVTVVCDVARRPGAAAETAVAAADLVVLVTPADLRSCAASAATAQWVTAANPNTGVVVRGPAPGGLRPADVARIVGLPVLTAMRPQPGIESALERGGLRVRSRSPLARAAREVLSVLGLNPHLDRTAETAA from the coding sequence ATGGACACTGCCGAGGGCGTGCTGGCGCTGGTCGAAGACCCCACGCTCAACAGTCATGTAGAACGCGTCGCGGCCGCCGCGGGGCTGCGGATGGTGCGCACCGACGACCCGTCCAGCCGGCGGGTGTGGACCGGCGCCGCCGCGGTGCTCGTCGACGGCGCGGCGGCCCGCCGGTGTGCCGCGCGCGGCCTGCCCCGACGTTCCCGAGTGCTGCTGATCAGCGCCGAAGCGCCCGGTGCGGACGACTGGGAGGTGGCCGTGGCGGTTGGTGCGCAACAGATCGTGACGTTGCCTGCCGAGGACCGCGACCTTATGGCGGCCCTCTCCGATGCCGCCGAAGCGGCTCGCGATCCCCGGCGACGAGGTCCGATCGTGGCTGTCCTGGCGGGTCGCGGCGGCGGCGGCGCGTCGGTGTTCGCGACCGCCGTCGCGCAGTCGGCGACGGAATCCCTTCTGATCGACGGGGATCCGTGGGGCGGTGGCCTCGACCTGGTGTTGGGCAGTGAGACCGAACCGGGGCTGAGGTGGCCGGACCTGTCGCTGGCCGGCGGCAGGGTCGGCTATGCGGCGCTGCGCGATGCACTCCCGAGACGTCACGGGGTGGCCGTCCTGTCGGGCAGCCGTGTGTTGTCTGGTGACAGATCCAGCAACGACATCGACCCCGCCCCGCTGGGGGCGGTGATCGACGCGGGGAGCCGAGGCGGGGTCACCGTGGTGTGCGACGTGGCACGCCGACCGGGCGCCGCCGCCGAAACCGCGGTGGCGGCGGCGGATCTCGTGGTGTTGGTCACCCCAGCAGATCTGCGGTCGTGTGCCGCCTCGGCGGCCACCGCGCAGTGGGTCACCGCCGCCAACCCGAACACCGGCGTCGTCGTGCGCGGTCCCGCTCCCGGAGGCCTGCGGCCCGCTGATGTGGCGCGGATCGTCGGCCTGCCCGTTCTGACGGCGATGCGGCCACAGCCCGGCATCGAGTCCGCTCTCGAACGCGGCGGTTTGCGCGTCCGGTCCCGTTCGCCGCTGGCGCGCGCGGCGCGCGAGGTGCTGTCGGTCCTCGGGCTGAATCCACATCTGGACCGGACGGCGGAGACGGCCGCATGA
- a CDS encoding TadA family conjugal transfer-associated ATPase yields the protein MSAPLVDRVRERLARETAPLRPSVVAAAIRAESGGVLGDAEVLRSLRELQTELTGAGALDPLLSAPGTTDVLVTAPDAVWIDDGRGLRRTSVRFADEAAVRRLAQRLALTAGRRLDEAQPWVDGHLLAPGPGGQLTVRLHAILPPVAAAGTCLSLRVLRPANQNLDALTAAGTLTLEAAGLLRDILAARLAFVVSGGTGAGKTTLLAALLAAVPHTERIVCVEDAAELAPDHPHLVKLVARGANVEGAGEVTVRDLVRQALRMRPDRIVIGEVRGPEVVDLLSALNTGHDGGAGTVHANSPAEVPARFEALAALGGLDRAALHSQLAAAIQVVLHVARDRAGRRHLAEIGLLHRAEGGSVDVVRCWHRDDGFGPGAGELHALLRARDGS from the coding sequence ATGAGCGCTCCGCTGGTCGATCGGGTCCGGGAACGACTCGCCCGGGAGACGGCCCCGCTTCGGCCGAGCGTCGTCGCTGCCGCGATCCGTGCGGAGTCCGGTGGCGTGCTCGGCGATGCCGAGGTGCTGAGGAGTCTGCGCGAGTTGCAGACCGAGCTCACCGGTGCCGGCGCGCTCGATCCGCTGCTGTCGGCCCCCGGCACCACCGACGTGCTCGTGACGGCTCCGGATGCGGTGTGGATCGACGACGGACGCGGTTTGCGGCGCACCTCGGTGCGATTCGCTGACGAGGCCGCGGTGCGCCGGCTCGCCCAACGGCTGGCGCTGACCGCGGGCCGGCGCCTCGACGAGGCCCAGCCGTGGGTGGACGGGCATCTGCTCGCGCCGGGCCCGGGCGGGCAGCTCACCGTGCGGTTGCACGCGATACTGCCCCCGGTCGCGGCGGCGGGCACCTGCCTGTCGCTACGGGTGCTGAGGCCGGCCAACCAGAACCTCGACGCGCTGACCGCCGCGGGAACCCTCACCCTCGAGGCCGCCGGACTGCTGCGCGACATCCTCGCCGCGAGGCTCGCGTTCGTCGTCTCCGGAGGAACGGGCGCGGGCAAGACGACCCTGTTGGCGGCGCTGCTGGCCGCGGTGCCGCACACCGAGCGCATCGTCTGCGTCGAAGACGCCGCCGAGCTCGCGCCGGATCATCCGCATCTGGTGAAACTCGTCGCGCGCGGCGCCAACGTCGAAGGGGCCGGGGAAGTCACGGTGCGCGACCTGGTCCGGCAGGCGCTGCGGATGCGTCCCGACCGCATCGTGATCGGCGAGGTCCGGGGACCCGAGGTGGTCGACCTGCTCTCGGCGCTGAACACCGGACACGACGGCGGCGCGGGCACCGTGCACGCGAACAGCCCGGCGGAGGTGCCCGCCCGCTTCGAGGCTCTCGCCGCGCTCGGCGGGCTCGACCGTGCGGCGCTGCACAGCCAGCTCGCCGCCGCGATCCAGGTGGTGTTGCACGTCGCTCGCGACCGCGCGGGTCGGCGACATCTCGCCGAGATCGGGCTGCTGCACCGGGCCGAGGGCGGCAGCGTCGACGTCGTGCGGTGCTGGCACCGGGACGACGGCTTCGGCCCGGGCGCCGGGGAGCTACACGCCCTGCTTCGCGCCAGGGACGGGTCATGA